Genomic segment of Geminocystis herdmanii PCC 6308:
CCGTAACGGGCAGTTAAATCTGTAGGGCGTTTAATAATCATCGCAATACCTTGAGCAACTCGGTAAATACATTCATCTCCTTGTTGATGTCCATAATGATCATTGTAAAGTTTAAAATAATCAATATCAATCATGATCAAAGTCAAAGGTTGTTGTTTTTCCAGATGTTTTTCCCATTGTTTCTTTAAATAATCATTAAAACAGCGACGATTAGCCACTTGAGTTAAACCATCTAAATTAGCAATTAATTGCAATTGACGATTACCTTCTTGAAGTTGAATCTCAAATTTTTTACTCACCGTAATATCTCTCACGGTGATAGCAAAACCATCTTCTAATTTCACCGCTACCAATTGATACCAAGAATTTTCCTCTTGAGGATAATAAAAATCTTTCTCTAAAGACACCCCCGTTTCAACCACTGTCACAAAATCTTCAAAAAATTCTTGATTGATTTGAGCGATTAAATTTTTTAATCCTACCTTACCAATAATCTCATTTTGACTACGATCGAACAGTTTCGCAAAAATAGGATTCACTACTAAGCAACGAAAATCTTTAATTTTTTTTGTCTTGGAATGTCTTATGGACTGAAAGGCTGCGATCGCATCTTTAGAACTATTCAGCACACTTAAAATTAAAGCCCTCGAATTTTGTAATATATCTTCTATTTTTTTGCGTTTTTTTATTTCTGCTTCTAAAAAATATTTTTGTCTTTGAATAGTCAATATCATTTCTAATTTTGTTACCACTTCAGTTAAGTAAAATGGTCTAATGATATAGTCTGTAATTCCACATTGAAAGGCTTTAATTTTATCAAGCTGTTCATTTAAAGTAACAATAAAAATAATAGGTATATTAATTGTTTTCTGATGACGTTGAATAAATTGACAAATTTGATAGCAATTGACTTGAGGAGTATTAATGTTTAAAACAATGACATCGGGATGTTTCGCTTTTAATATTTTTCGTGCCATTTTGACACTGGTGACACTACGAACATTATAACCTAATAGCAGTAACTCACTTAACAACTGTAAATTATCTGATAAATCGTCAATTAAGAGGATATTACCCTTATTTTCGTAAAACTGATTCATAACATAGTGAGAAGTTACCAAAAAGGTCAATTAGTGAATCGTGAGTTAATAATTAATATCGTTAATCTTAAATCATTTTTAACCCTATAGTGATCATTATCAGCAAATCAATGATTATCAGTTTTTGATCAATTTTTACCTTAACACCTAATACCTAACACCTAATACCTTAATTTATTTACGCACCAAGAAAACAGGACAATTTGCATTTACTCGAATATAGTCGGATAAAGAAGTACCCAATAAACGGTCTAAATCAACCAAGTTTTTGGCAACGGAAGGACGTCGATCGGGCGAACCTAATAATAACAAATCAATATTTTTATCATCCGCTAATTGACAAATTTGTTTACCCGGTCTGCCTCCAGTTACAATACATTTAGTATTAATACCCATGCGTTTTGCTTTCATCAATGCTGGAGCTAAAATGGGGTTTTGTTCCATTTCCGCAGTGGATAAGTCTAAATCTGAACTCATATCGGGGTTAACCCTGACTAAATATAAATCTGCTTCCCGATAGTCTTTTAACATATGTAACGTTAATTCTAAGGCATATTCAGAGGATTCTGATTTATCTAAAGCTAACATTACTCGTTTAATTTTACGCACATATATATCATCTTTCACCAATAGCATGGGTCGATCGGTCAATTGAAATACATACTGGCTTACAGAATTTTCTAAGAAAGACTCAAGACGTTTTAAACCTCTCGAACCCATTAAAATAAGATCGGCGTTAATTTCTTGAGCAGTATTACAAACCGTGTCTTTAGGATCACCTTGTTTTAAAATAGTCGAAACTTTAGTAGGATCGATATGGACATTTTTCACAATATCCGAAAGCACTTTTCCGCCTTCTTCCCATTTTTCTGCTAAGGCATCTGCCGACACTTGGGGGGGAATCACATGAAGAATGGTAATTTCACTGTGTTGAAATGCGGGAATATCTAATAAGGTTTTTAACATTTCCTGAGTGTTGCCATTACCAGAATCAGCATATAAAATTTTATCTAGCATATCTTACAATTTATTTTCTATAAAAGTCTTTATCTTTAAAATACAGCGATTCGGTACAGTAAAATTTAACATTTTGTAACAACTAATGGACACTTGAAAGTTGATAGTCAACACTTTTGACCTAATTCTTTATTTTTTTTGTATTTGTATATACTATATATAGCTCAAAAAACTTTTATTTTTCGTATTTCTCCTATCTCCTGTCTCCTGACTCCTCTCTCCTACCTTCATCAAAAGACTATGAAGCAACGCCTAATTATTAAAAATGTTGCTGAAAAATCAGTAAATCATTATCATAGTTATTAATATGGCTACTACGTTGGTGACTGCCAATCAAGTTTTTTGATCTATACTTGAGTTATACGGAAACTGATAGTGTTCTAGTAGCAGTAAACCGAGCTTTTGTACTCGGAAACGAAAACAGAAACATTGGTGTCCACCCTGGTTATCCAGGTCATAAACTGAGGTAAAACGGCGTAGTGGCTTTAATAAGTTCGATCGAATTGCTCTAATGGATTTAAAAAAGTTGTGATGGGCTAGGAGAATAGATAATAGAAAGTTGTCAAGGACTGTAGAATTGAGTAAAGAAAAAAATGACTGAATCGGATATTATTGAAAAAAAGATTGAATCTCCTCCTCTCAAGACTTTAAGCAGTAAAGAGCAAATTAATTTAATCAAAAAAGGTGATATTGTCATCGTTACCTTACCATCAGTTAATAAAACTGAGGTGAATCAATGGCAACGGATTATTGATGATTTTAAAATTAGGTTACAAAAAATTGATAAATCTTGGCAATTAGGCACAAAAACCCATTTACAAAGTCAGGATAGACTACTGGATACTCGTCAAATTACCGAGTTAAAAGGCATCTTAGAACAAATTGGCTTAACGTTGAGCTTGATTATTACCCGTCGCCGTCAAACGGCAGTAGCGGCTTCTAGTGCTGGTTTTTCGGTACAACAGGAAACTTTTACAGGAATTACTAACCCAGAGGATATAAGAGAGATAAATCAAGATTTAGCAGAACCATTATATCTGAAGACAACTATTCGATCGGGCGTAGAAATCTGTCATCCTAGCACTGTGATTATTTTAGGAGACGTTAACCCCGGCGCAAATATTTTAGCAGGAGGAGATATATTCATTTGGGGTAGTTTAAGGGGCATTGCCCATGCGGGATATATGGGAAATCGTCAAGCATCGATTATGGCATTAAAATTAGAAGCAACACAATTAAGAATTGCGGATTTAGTGGCAACAGTACCAGATAATACTCCTGATATGGCAGAAGTTGCT
This window contains:
- a CDS encoding GGDEF domain-containing response regulator encodes the protein MNQFYENKGNILLIDDLSDNLQLLSELLLLGYNVRSVTSVKMARKILKAKHPDVIVLNINTPQVNCYQICQFIQRHQKTINIPIIFIVTLNEQLDKIKAFQCGITDYIIRPFYLTEVVTKLEMILTIQRQKYFLEAEIKKRKKIEDILQNSRALILSVLNSSKDAIAAFQSIRHSKTKKIKDFRCLVVNPIFAKLFDRSQNEIIGKVGLKNLIAQINQEFFEDFVTVVETGVSLEKDFYYPQEENSWYQLVAVKLEDGFAITVRDITVSKKFEIQLQEGNRQLQLIANLDGLTQVANRRCFNDYLKKQWEKHLEKQQPLTLIMIDIDYFKLYNDHYGHQQGDECIYRVAQGIAMIIKRPTDLTARYGGEEFAVILSNTKIEGGLIMADLIQSTIASFEIPHEKSKVNSYVTLSMGVSCLIPNEHLGLEDLIGNADKALYEAKNQGRDRIVSF
- a CDS encoding universal stress protein, whose product is MLDKILYADSGNGNTQEMLKTLLDIPAFQHSEITILHVIPPQVSADALAEKWEEGGKVLSDIVKNVHIDPTKVSTILKQGDPKDTVCNTAQEINADLILMGSRGLKRLESFLENSVSQYVFQLTDRPMLLVKDDIYVRKIKRVMLALDKSESSEYALELTLHMLKDYREADLYLVRVNPDMSSDLDLSTAEMEQNPILAPALMKAKRMGINTKCIVTGGRPGKQICQLADDKNIDLLLLGSPDRRPSVAKNLVDLDRLLGTSLSDYIRVNANCPVFLVRK
- a CDS encoding septum site-determining protein MinC, which produces MTESDIIEKKIESPPLKTLSSKEQINLIKKGDIVIVTLPSVNKTEVNQWQRIIDDFKIRLQKIDKSWQLGTKTHLQSQDRLLDTRQITELKGILEQIGLTLSLIITRRRQTAVAASSAGFSVQQETFTGITNPEDIREINQDLAEPLYLKTTIRSGVEICHPSTVIILGDVNPGANILAGGDIFIWGSLRGIAHAGYMGNRQASIMALKLEATQLRIADLVATVPDNTPDMAEVAYIGKEGIKIQSAQNFHRLHDFLTSENYWVMK